The segment ACTGCAGACCAAGAACAGAAAGCATTTTTTCCTCAGGGGTACAAAGAATCTTACTGGACCAAGTTGAAGAACGATGTTACCGTAATTACTCTATCGCGACAACCTTAACAGCCACATCTACCGCCGAATCTCCTTTACAACGCAACGGATGCATAGAAGACGAGAAAAGTCGCCTTGTCAATCGCATAATAATTAGTCCATCGTAGGGAAATTCATGAATTGGATCCTCGAGACAGCTACACATAAACAGAACAGAAAAATAAAACGATTTGAGCCGGCAGCGATTGTAAAAGATTGTCGAACAGATGGAAGCATCCACGAAGCAGCTCCCGAACGTTCTCAACAAGTATACATCGCCGAGAGCCAAGAGAAGAAGCGTCTGTAGGaagcacagagagagagaaaaggtatcgAACGAATCGTTTTCAATCACTCACCGTAATCCGGCCGAACGACAGCCTGCACCGCCTGTTCGTTCTTCTTGCTCCGAATCACCGGCTCACCGAGAATCGTAAAGTTTCTAGGTCCCACGCGGTTCACAAACACTAGATACACTTTACCCCTCTTAATATTGGCTCGCACCACACCACTCTGATTATcgcgttgctgctgctgttgttgctgctgctgctgctgactTCCATCGTTGTCGTAGGCGCAGACTGTTGATTTTCCAGGCGCGGATTTGTCGCGGAAGTGTAGTCGAACGCTGTCGTTCTTCTGTAGCGGCGGGAAGCCGGGCTGGCTTTTGTAGACCTGTTTCACCTCGAACGTCACCGCGTAGTTCGAGCCCGGCTTCCTTGCGGAGGACATGCTCCTGGCCTTGCCCTCGAACACCGTCGGCGCCAGGTACGCCCTGTTCCCGACGTCCATGTCCGGGCACCAGTTTTGCCCGCGACAGCCCTTGTTCCGGCAACGGCGTCGTTGCTCCCGAGGCGAGTCCGCCTTGGTGCGATTCTTTGGTCGTTGCTTGGTCGAGCGGACCACCCGGGGCCTCTCCACCGAGGACTCATCTTGAGTATAGAGAAACGGGGTCTGGGTGGACGAGTGTCTAGGCAGCTGCACCAGTCCTGTCTCGACGGTCTTCGAGGGTCCTACCGGTTCGTTCCCCAGCCGACGATTCGCTCGTAGCGACGAGGCGACGAAAGCTGCCCTGATCGAGTCGTCGAACAGCTCCTCGTTGATCCTCGACGACCCGCGGTTCCATTGGTCTCCAAATTTGCCGAACGGCTCCAGCGCGGTGGAAGAGGACGATGATGTCTGCTGTTGGTCATTTTCAGACTTCTGGTAGTCTCGAGGCCAGTCTCGACCGGGAACGACGGCGACGGCGCTGGTAACCAAGTCCCAGGTTGTCAGACGATGATCAAGGTTGTTTAAAACGGCGGCAATGTTCATCGATGCCGGATGCTCGCCGGCGGTCGTCCTCGTCGACGTTTCCCCGAGGGAGTTCCGATTGGCGGGGGGTGCCGCAGCGAGCGCGAGTGCGCCCCACCAGCCGCTTAAGATCCCGGCCAAAAGCAGAGACGCCCACATCATCCGACCTGCTTGCTGGTTTGATCGGGGGTGAGAGGCCGACACCTCGGTCACCCCGAACAAGCACACAACACTCTCGCCGGCAGACTCTTCTTGGTTGGTTTGCCTCTGTCTCGGATGCGAGCGAGAGTTCTCGTCGGTTTCGGACACGCCGCGAAACTGGCACTCTTCGAGTCTCGCGGGCCTCTCCTGTCTCTCGCGATCAGATCATTCAGGGTGCCCTTCTCATCCGCTACCCGAATATTCTATGTCTCTcggctcttcttcttcttcttcttcttcttcttcaggcTAGGTTATCTTCTGGACCACTTCTGTCTCTCTGTTGATCGGCTGTTCTCTCGGATCGGCACTCTTCTCCTTTTTCTTCACCAGGTGTTGCACCACCGCAGGCAAGGCATCGGGACTTCCATCGGACAGATTCTCGGCTGTCTGCTCTTCCAACCTAGTGCCGACCTCTTCATCCTCGACGCCCCCAAGGATGCGACAGTAGACACTGTGGCCGATTCCTCCGCGGGATTATCGCGCGCGATCCCGATCGGCCGGTGCCGAAACGAACGGTTCAGCGGTCATCCTGTCGGTCGGACGGACAGCCCATCCTCGTTTCAACCGACCGGCGACTGATCTCCACCGGATCCCGGAATTATCCCCTGGCTCCTCTTCGTTCGGTGATGATGCATACAACGTCAACTGGAAGTCGTCCTACAGAAGCGCAACCCGGTCAAAATCCACCCGGGGGCACGATCTCGAAGCGAAGAGAGGCTCTCCGATCTATAATATCGTGGTCGTGGACGGTCTCGCAGCTCCTCGAACCTCTCCCCTCGAGGGAACGAGGTCGTCCGTCAGCGTTTCCGTATCTCGAAATAAATCGTCGAAAGTCGATAAAGAATCTCGCGCGCCACCCCCGTGCGCTCGGTTCCTCGGTATCACGTTGCACTCCGAACGAGGAAAGCCCGAGGATGATGACACACGAGCGGCTTGTACAAGACTcggacgacgaagacgacgaagaagaggatgaCGAAGAggaccaagagagagagagagaaagagagagagcgagggagagcgagagagagagaaagagagataccgTCTTCCTCCGACCGGCCGAGGCACACTATTTAAATATACTCACGGGGCTCTCGGGTACCGACGAAGTCTAGCCCTTGACGCGCACTTCACTGTTCCGGTGCCACCGATCCGGGGAGTTTCCTAGGGTGATCCTAGAGGAGAGATCTAACCCCGAAGGATCTAGCGATCCGGACGGGTTTCCGATCGGATTGATAAAGGATGACGAAACTGTCGTGGGACCAGTACCGGACACGATTGGCAGCGCGCGGTACCGATTGTACGATAGCGTCGGCGATATTGGTCGCGCGACGCGGCGTGCTCCTCGCGTTGCTGCTGGTGCTGCTAGCGCTGCTGGTGGTGCTGCTAGCACTGATGTTGGTGCTGCTGGTGGTGTGCTGGTGCACGCGTGCGGATAATATCGTGCGGGGGATCGGCGCGTGTGTTGCACGCGGCATGCACGAGGAGCCTCGTGTCACGTCGAGGCGGAGAAGGGATTGTCGGTGGCCCCGCGTCGGGCGCGCGCGACGGTTCAAATTAGACTGAACGGCCCGCTCGAGCAGCCCGAGGCCGGCCACAGAGCCAGCGACTCCTGTCGGACGCCGGTCGAGGCTCTGCGCGCGCACCGCCACAGAGAGCCACAGCACAGAACcggagacgacgacgacgacggagacACCAAACCAATAGAGAACCCCCGCGCGCTCTCCTACAAACACCCAGCGCAACGCGCCCAACACCGAACCGACCGACAGACACACAACCGGACGGGACTCCCATACGGCCGGACCGTGCACCGGGACAGACGCGACCAGACTCCACGGGGCCTTTAAGAACCTGTGTAACGACGACCTAACAACTGAGGAACCGCACGCGTGCTTTTACTCTCCTTCTTTTACTCACCGCTACCAACCACCCGATTTTCCGTCCCTCTGTACTAGAGACCTCCTATCTCCCTCTCGCATGCTTTGTTGTTGCACAGCGGTTGTGGtgcccagctgcatcgattgatgtattaaaaaataccacattccattttaaaaaatcaagttcaccatcatatgtcctttacgcgtccacctacaaaaaagctactaatatcagattaatgccccctcgaaaccaagcaagttccatctgatgcatttcttcctaacaccaatagcagccgagttattcaggtggcctgtttctggcgcctcaccttGTATAATCCACTGCTATAAAGTATATCAGCCGTTCGTGGTCGCTAATAACCTAGCTGTTGACGCgatcttaataaataaataaaaaagaagacatatttctttcaacctagatcatttttattctatgtgatctcttttacattgtgcacatcaaattggacctgttttctcatgtaacagttgagcttttcacaatttatagaatacagacattGCGCGCCGGTAACTTGGTCCCATTACTAGGCTATGTGGACGGGTTGTACATATTGTGTTTTGAAAGACATCAGGTTGTCTACGATTCACGTGTAAATAGCTCAATCTAAACTGATCCATTTGTAGCACGCTATTTATTGAACAAATCAATGAAGATTGAAAACCGAAGTATGTGAGTCACTTTATCTCACGATACAGCTTTCCTCCATAGCTCGGTAACTCGTTAGCCTTTGGATCGCTTACGGAACAGAGCGAGACACGTGCAGAGCGAAGTGACATAGAAAGTTTATTTACTATAAATATAAAACTTGCTCCGATAGTCACGCCAGGTCTGAGTTAGGAAGAAGGTGGGGATAGAAAGCGACACCTGACTGAGCTGGGAACGCGATAGTTGTGACAATTATACTGCGGTATGCAGAGATACGAGGATGGCTGAGTAATGGAATGCGAGATCGATCGATTGTTAGCCACGCGTATTTTCTTTATCAGCTGGAGCATTGATACCTACGAAGCGAATAGCGTTTCGGATATGGTCAGCTAGACAGAGTGGAATACCTCTCTTTCTTACCCCTAGTCAATCTTAACCATTTTCTCATTTTTGTGTAGCTAATTCTGCTGGACACATAATAGTCTTTTTAACCCTGATCTGTCTGTTGGGTAAAGTTGACAAACTTCTCATTGCTTCGCGAAAGGTGCTGTACACATTGCTGTATTACTTGTCAACGATGCGAACAACGTTAATATTACATCACACTGATTTTTGATCATTGCATTGATGTTTTATCAATCAAAATGTTCCATTGAAAATAAGGAAACTAACAACAGCTAGATATAAAAATCTTACCATGCCCTTTTTCTCAACGCCCACATCGTGTGGGtcctgaaacaaattagtagacatctcAGTCAGTGGTCTGAATAGATAATTTTACAAAATTCTTTACACTAAGAAAAACAATCGCTATTTTTCACCCAGCGAGTTTCAGTAGACCTTCCGCCGTGGTTCCAGGGTTAAGAACAGCAGAGAATGAGTCGGACCATTCGCGGATCGGTTCCAAACCGGTCCCACCCATCTCGTTCACCGAATACTTTTCCGACTGTGTGTTGTGCCTGCATTTTCCCGCGGTGTTGACGTGCACCGAGGCCCTACTGACCCTCGTCACATTTACTTTTTGTTTTGACTTTTTGCGGAGGTTTCACTTTGCTCGGTACGCTAAGGCGACACGGTTCAGCGAGCAATaaacgtctctctctctctctctcttgtcctCTCTCGGTCCCGTGGTGAGCTATTAGATCGTCCTTCGTTGCAACCGTTCATAAGTACGATCTAGTGGACGACAACGCTATTACTTTTTAACCGGCCGCCTTTTTTCCACCATCCTTATTTACGTACCAAGCAAATCTCGTTCCCAGGCGCCAGATTCTCTCGTTAGCTGCTCCATCTTTGCAATTCTTGTTCACCTGCCTCTCCAAAAACATCCACcgtttaaccttttgcactggaGCTATattttatctcgaaaattacacatttcttcctagctagaatattttCAGGAGATTCATCAGAGGGTACGTTTTTATCGTAACGTGAAGAACAGAACTCATGTTCGAACAGTTATCTCTTAACCGTCGCCTAATTGTCGAACCAGGGGATCGTTTCGACTTCGAACCGGCACCGATAGATCGGCCAGTGCATGAACTCGCGGACACAAGGTCGGAATTCAGCTCGGTTTCTGCTGCCCGGCCATTCCGGGAAGCCTTCGTTTACCTTGGATCGGGGCGCTCTCGAGCGAGATACGGTAACGAGATTCATCCGCGTATACTCGGCCGGAACAGTTTCAAGTTAGAACGGAAATTAATATCGAGCCCCAATATTTACCCTCTCCGAGGCAAGAGGCGAGCACGCTCGGTTGCGCCCGGTTAAAACACAGGGGGGCGGGGGTACGCGGTTGTTAAAACGCGAAAGCAAAGTTGCCGCACTCTCCGGTATATTTTGGTTCCAAAACGGCGCTAATCTTTAATCGGCCCGTGTCGCTCGAGAATTGCTCGCCGCGTACAGTTTCTAAAAACCGAAAGCTCTGGTATTCCATTGTCTCCTCGACTGATCCCATTTGCTTCCAGATCTGTTACATCGACTATGTAATCGTGCGCATTTAAATAGCACAGACATTCCACGTTGATGTGTATATTTCTGAATACCTAGTTCGGAAATAtacttggtaattatttacattcagggcttcctcaccgattttaatgaaatttaaatacgTTGTcagtcatcattctgaacaactttttcctatacatgttaccgccgctcgattttagttttcgagatatttgcgaaaaactctcgctaatactgtattgaattttccgtattcctgcacgctctgcGGCAACGTAAGCTTGTCTGGGCGGAAATTACATcatggaataatattaaacatgtattttcataaattaa is part of the Lasioglossum baleicum chromosome 6, iyLasBale1, whole genome shotgun sequence genome and harbors:
- the Vn gene encoding membrane-bound neuregulin protein vein isoform X2 gives rise to the protein MMWASLLLAGILSGWWGALALAAAPPANRNSLGETSTRTTAGEHPASMNIAAVLNNLDHRLTTWDLVTSAVAVVPGRDWPRDYQKSENDQQQTSSSSSTALEPFGKFGDQWNRGSSRINEELFDDSIRAAFVASSLRANRRLGNEPVGPSKTVETGLVQLPRHSSTQTPFLYTQDESSVERPRVVRSTKQRPKNRTKADSPREQRRRCRNKGCRGQNWCPDMDVGNRAYLAPTVFEGKARSMSSARKPGSNYAVTFEVKQVYKSQPGFPPLQKNDSVRLHFRDKSAPGKSTVCAYDNDGSQQQQQQQQQQQRDNQSGVVRANIKRGKVYLVFVNRVGPRNFTILGEPVIRSKKNEQAVQAVVRPDYVREVTLSELRNSIVRLRERVKLVCRTKGSPPPRVHWLKDGIPLHPRRGLRIQHKRRRSKVVISSAKPEDSGTYECVAESTSGHRASLAAQLLVAHDTRIPESTTAAWPRQEQPCPIAGDFCMNGGTCLFFETVGEPACRCAEGFTGQRCETKDVSSTGNMDKFSSFAEDVTLARF
- the Vn gene encoding membrane-bound neuregulin protein vein isoform X4, yielding MMWASLLLAGILSGWWGALALAAAPPANRNSLGETSTRTTAGEHPASMNIAAVLNNLDHRLTTWDLVTSAVAVVPGRDWPRDYQKSENDQQQTSSSSSTALEPFGKFGDQWNRGSSRINEELFDDSIRAAFVASSLRANRRLGNEPVGPSKTVETGLVQLPRHSSTQTPFLYTQDESSVERPRVVRSTKQRPKNRTKADSPREQRRRCRNKGCRGQNWCPDMDVGNRAYLAPTVFEGKARSMSSARKPGSNYAVTFEVKQVYKSQPGFPPLQKNDSVRLHFRDKSAPGKSTVCAYDNDGSQQQQQQQQQQQRDNQSGVVRANIKRGKVYLVFVNRVGPRNFTILGEPVIRSKKNEQAVQAVVRPDYGRVECFQGAEDGVAVSNVFLNRSIYFLLHQSLQSPRCILNLLSGGYVVRAQELDSQVTGESEAGVSNEGVSTPSRTLAERRHPPAPPQRTQDSAQTRRQPGRGRSSRARSPVTSA
- the Vn gene encoding membrane-bound neuregulin protein vein isoform X3, giving the protein MMWASLLLAGILSGWWGALALAAAPPANRNSLGETSTRTTAGEHPASMNIAAVLNNLDHRLTTWDLVTSAVAVVPGRDWPRDYQKSENDQQQTSSSSSTALEPFGKFGDQWNRGSSRINEELFDDSIRAAFVASSLRANRRLGNEPVGPSKTVETGLVQLPRHSSTQTPFLYTQDESSVERPRVVRSTKQRPKNRTKADSPREQRRRCRNKGCRGQNWCPDMDVGNRAYLAPTVFEGKARSMSSARKPGSNYAVTFEVKQVYKSQPGFPPLQKNDSVRLHFRDKSAPGKSTVCAYDNDGSQQQQQQQQQQQRDNQSGVVRANIKRGKVYLVFVNRVGPRNFTILGEPVIRSKKNEQAVQAVVRPDYGRVECFQGAEDGVAVSNVFLNRSIYFLLHQSLQSPRCILNLLSGGYVVRAQELDSQVTGESEAGVSNEGVSTPSRTLAERRHPPAPPQRTQDSAQTTEIESGDILREARGQWHIRVRGREYFRTQGLARGPASSRSRYENSGKHDGSLAEAGAAVPDRR
- the Vn gene encoding membrane-bound neuregulin protein vein isoform X1; its protein translation is MMWASLLLAGILSGWWGALALAAAPPANRNSLGETSTRTTAGEHPASMNIAAVLNNLDHRLTTWDLVTSAVAVVPGRDWPRDYQKSENDQQQTSSSSSTALEPFGKFGDQWNRGSSRINEELFDDSIRAAFVASSLRANRRLGNEPVGPSKTVETGLVQLPRHSSTQTPFLYTQDESSVERPRVVRSTKQRPKNRTKADSPREQRRRCRNKGCRGQNWCPDMDVGNRAYLAPTVFEGKARSMSSARKPGSNYAVTFEVKQVYKSQPGFPPLQKNDSVRLHFRDKSAPGKSTVCAYDNDGSQQQQQQQQQQQRDNQSGVVRANIKRGKVYLVFVNRVGPRNFTILGEPVIRSKKNEQAVQAVVRPDYVREVTLSELRNSIVRLRERVKLVCRTKGSPPPRVHWLKDGIPLHPRRGLRIQHKRRRSKVVISSAKPEDSGTYECVAESTSGHRASLAAQLLVAHDTRIPESTTAAWPRQEQPCPIAGDFCMNGGTCLFFETVGEPACRCAEGFTGQRCETKDVSSTGSVYNRRRAPFSCKLGLSTSYYC
- the Vn gene encoding membrane-bound neuregulin protein vein isoform X5, which encodes MMWASLLLAGILSGWWGALALAAAPPANRNSLGETSTRTTAGEHPASMNIAAVLNNLDHRLTTWDLVTSAVAVVPGRDWPRDYQKSENDQQQTSSSSSTALEPFGKFGDQWNRGSSRINEELFDDSIRAAFVASSLRANRRLGNEPVGPSKTVETGLVQLPRHSSTQTPFLYTQDESSVERPRVVRSTKQRPKNRTKADSPREQRRRCRNKGCRGQNWCPDMDVGNRAYLAPTVFEGKARSMSSARKPGSNYAVTFEVKQVYKSQPGFPPLQKNDSVRLHFRDKSAPGKSTVCAYDNDGSQQQQQQQQQQQRDNQSGVVRANIKRGKVYLVFVNRVGPRNFTILGEPVIRSKKNEQAVQAVVRPDYVREVTLSELRNSIVRLRERVKLVCRTKGSPPPRVHWLKDGIPLHPRRGLRIQHKRDGSLAEAGAAVPDRR